In a single window of the Bacillus mycoides genome:
- the polA gene encoding DNA polymerase I: MEKKVVLVDGNNIAYRAFFALPLLNNDKGIHTNAIYGFTMMLMRILEEEKPTHMLVAFDAGKTTFRHKTYSDYKGGRQKTPPELSEQFPFIREVLDAFNVPRYELENYEADDIMGTLAKEASEQGFHVKVISGDKDLLQLVSDNTLVCIPRKGITEVDEYTKEALFEKYSLSPKQIIDMKGLMGDQSDNIPGVPGVGEKTAIKLLTQFETVEAVYENLDQVSGKKLKEKLEANKEQALMSKELATIITDAPITVHVDDMEYKGYEPSDLIPMFENLGFTSLLNKLGVTPEETAPAELDDITFDIVEEVTEEMLQQDSALIVEVQEDNYHKADIQGFGIQNENGCYFIPADVALKSDAFKEWLANGEMRKHTFDAKRAIVALKWKGVDIQGIDFDLLIAAYLLDPADTDKDFRTVAKMKETHAVKSDEEVYGKGAKRAVPELEVVAEHVARKVHVLYDVKQTFLEELKKNEQYELFTELELPLARVLADMEVKGVKVDTERLRNMGEELAGRLKEMEQEIYKLAGTEFNINSPKQLGVILFENLNLPVIKKTKTGYSTSADVLDKLMDRHEIIPNILHYRQLGKLNSTYIEGLLKVVHEDSSKIHTRFNQVLTQTGRLSSTDPNLQNIPIRLEEGRKIRQAFVPSEEGWIMYAADYSQIELRVLAHIANDPGLVEAFRHDMDIHTKTAMDVFGVGKDEVTSNMRRQAKAVNFGIVYGISDYGLSQNLGITRKAAAEFIEKYLESFPGVQEYMDEIVKDAKQKGYVVTLLNRRRYIPEITSRNFNLRSFAERTAMNTPIQGSAADIIKKAMIIMADRLEEEGLQARLLLQVHDELIFEAPKEEIEKLEKLVPEVMEHAIELAVPLKVDYSYGPTWYDAK, from the coding sequence TTGGAAAAAAAAGTCGTATTAGTAGATGGTAATAATATCGCGTATCGTGCTTTCTTTGCACTACCGCTTTTAAATAACGACAAAGGTATACATACGAACGCAATTTATGGTTTTACAATGATGTTAATGAGGATACTAGAGGAAGAAAAACCGACGCATATGCTTGTGGCGTTTGATGCGGGGAAAACAACATTCCGTCATAAAACGTATAGTGATTACAAGGGAGGGCGTCAAAAGACTCCACCTGAGTTATCAGAGCAATTCCCGTTTATTCGTGAGGTGCTTGATGCATTCAATGTACCGCGTTATGAGCTGGAAAATTATGAAGCGGATGACATTATGGGAACGTTAGCGAAAGAAGCGAGTGAGCAAGGGTTTCATGTTAAAGTTATTTCAGGAGATAAAGATTTACTGCAACTTGTTTCAGATAATACACTCGTATGTATTCCTCGCAAAGGGATTACGGAGGTAGATGAATATACGAAAGAAGCTTTATTTGAGAAATATAGCTTATCACCAAAGCAAATTATCGATATGAAAGGTTTAATGGGAGACCAATCGGATAACATTCCAGGTGTACCAGGTGTTGGTGAGAAGACAGCCATTAAATTATTAACGCAATTTGAAACAGTAGAAGCAGTATATGAAAACTTAGATCAAGTGAGTGGAAAGAAATTAAAAGAAAAGTTAGAAGCGAATAAAGAACAAGCTCTTATGAGTAAAGAACTTGCGACTATTATTACAGACGCACCGATTACTGTGCATGTAGATGATATGGAATATAAAGGGTATGAACCAAGCGATTTGATTCCAATGTTCGAGAATTTAGGATTTACATCCCTTTTAAATAAGTTAGGTGTTACGCCGGAGGAAACGGCTCCAGCCGAATTAGATGATATTACATTTGATATTGTAGAAGAAGTTACAGAAGAAATGCTTCAGCAAGATAGTGCGCTTATTGTTGAAGTGCAAGAAGATAATTATCATAAAGCCGATATTCAAGGTTTTGGTATTCAAAATGAAAATGGTTGTTACTTCATTCCAGCCGATGTTGCTCTTAAATCGGATGCTTTTAAAGAGTGGCTTGCAAATGGAGAAATGAGAAAACATACATTTGATGCGAAGCGTGCTATCGTTGCTCTCAAGTGGAAAGGTGTAGATATTCAAGGGATTGACTTTGATTTATTAATTGCCGCTTATTTACTTGATCCAGCCGATACAGATAAAGATTTCCGTACTGTAGCGAAAATGAAAGAAACGCATGCCGTAAAATCTGACGAAGAAGTTTACGGGAAAGGTGCGAAGCGTGCTGTTCCGGAGCTAGAGGTAGTAGCGGAGCATGTAGCTCGTAAAGTGCATGTATTATATGATGTAAAGCAAACGTTCTTAGAAGAATTAAAAAAGAACGAGCAATATGAATTATTTACGGAATTAGAATTACCACTTGCACGTGTATTAGCTGATATGGAAGTGAAAGGTGTAAAAGTTGATACGGAGCGTCTTCGTAATATGGGAGAAGAACTTGCAGGTAGATTAAAGGAAATGGAACAGGAAATTTATAAGCTTGCGGGAACAGAATTTAATATTAATTCACCGAAGCAACTTGGGGTTATTCTGTTTGAGAATTTAAACTTACCAGTTATTAAAAAGACGAAAACAGGTTATTCTACGTCGGCGGATGTATTAGATAAACTTATGGATCGTCATGAAATTATTCCAAATATTTTACATTACCGTCAATTAGGAAAGCTAAATTCAACTTACATTGAAGGTTTATTGAAAGTCGTACATGAAGATTCATCTAAAATCCATACTCGTTTTAATCAAGTGTTAACGCAAACAGGTCGATTAAGTTCAACAGATCCGAACTTACAAAATATCCCGATTCGCTTAGAAGAAGGAAGAAAGATTCGTCAGGCATTCGTTCCATCAGAAGAAGGATGGATCATGTACGCGGCTGATTATTCACAAATCGAACTTCGTGTGCTTGCTCACATTGCAAATGATCCAGGGTTAGTTGAAGCGTTCCGACATGACATGGATATTCATACGAAAACAGCTATGGATGTATTTGGTGTTGGGAAAGACGAAGTAACATCTAACATGAGACGACAAGCAAAAGCTGTTAACTTCGGAATTGTGTATGGTATTAGTGATTATGGTCTTTCGCAAAACTTAGGAATTACAAGAAAAGCAGCAGCGGAATTTATTGAAAAGTATTTAGAAAGTTTCCCTGGTGTACAAGAATACATGGATGAAATCGTAAAAGATGCGAAACAAAAAGGATATGTGGTTACATTATTAAATCGTCGCCGTTATATTCCGGAAATTACGAGTCGTAATTTCAATTTACGTAGCTTTGCTGAGCGTACAGCTATGAATACACCAATTCAAGGTAGTGCGGCTGATATTATTAAAAAAGCGATGATTATTATGGCAGATCGTCTAGAAGAAGAAGGATTACAAGCGCGTCTTCTTCTGCAAGTACACGATGAATTGATATTTGAAGCACCAAAAGAAGAAATTGAAAAATTAGAGAAGCTTGTACCTGAAGTAATGGAGCATGCAATTGAACTAGCCGTTCCATTGAAAGTTGATTATTCTTACGGTCCAACTTGGTACGATGCGAAATAA